The Phoenix dactylifera cultivar Barhee BC4 chromosome 9, palm_55x_up_171113_PBpolish2nd_filt_p, whole genome shotgun sequence genome window below encodes:
- the LOC103717018 gene encoding histone H2A.Z-specific chaperone CHZ1-like, producing MADHREELQTLDQEPSNPRQPPKRKPDLDSVDEGEEDWRKKTKPQPEIPSSCPKEPPDDVKAEEDVDGGEEDGEEAGVDPNGNAAVFKGKGVAAAVDKGKGKMVVDEDEDEDEDDSSDDDDSGDVIGGEDDESDFSDDPLAEVDLSNILPSRTRQRSPPPQGAYLLSDKEDDDDDDEVDDDVNDSE from the coding sequence ATGGCGGACCACAGAGAGGAGCTCCAAACCCTAGACCAAGAACCATCGAATCCCCGGCAGCCCCCGAAGAGAAAGCCTGATCTCGACTCCGTCGACGAAGGCGAAGAGGACTGGCGGAAGAAGACCAAGCCGCAGCCCGAGATCCCCTCTTCTTGCCCCAAAGAACCCCCCGACGACGTCAAAGCCGAAGAAGACGTTGACGGCGGCGAAGAAGATGGAGAGGAGGCTGGGGTTGATCCCAACGGGAATGCAGCCGTCTTCAAGGGGAAGGGAGTGGCGGCGGCAGTGGATAAGGGGAAGGGGAAGATGGTAGTGGATGAAGACGAGGACGAGGATGAGGATGATAGCAGTGATGACGATGATAGTGGCGATGTGATTGGAGGGGAGGACGATGAAAGCGATTTCTCAGATGATCCCCTTGCCGAGGTCGATCTATCGAACATTCTGCCCTCGAGGACGCGGCAGAGATCGCCGCCTCCGCAAGGGGCGTATCTCCTCTCCGATAAGgaagacgacgacgacgacgacgaagtCGATGATGATGTTAATGATAGCGAGTAG
- the LOC103717019 gene encoding protein TIFY 9-like isoform X1, with product MERKNSFRGIQGAISRINPELLRSVITSGTAAKGGPEARSPPGAAAFRHATAPLPVMTSAFRSGSKGTAPLTIFYNGTVAVFDLPQDKAETILKLAEKGNVGGVVEASDPTSASGHQEDLLVKLNGALIYDGGESDVWYLKRVLLEAELLPIARKKSLERFFAKRKERLTVWQLYKKAEREVSTALVKETKTIIAA from the exons ATGGAGCGCAAGAACTCCTTCCGAG GGATCCAGGGTGCGATCTCGCGGATAAACCCGGAGCTACTGAGGAGCGTCATCACCTCCGGCACGGCGGCGAAGGGCGGACCGGAGGCGAGATCGCCGCCGGGAGCCGCCGCCTTCCGGCATGCTACTGCGCCGCTGCCGGTGATGACCTCTGCTTTCAG ATCGGGTTCCAAGGGGACGGCGCCGTTAACTATCTTCTACAACGGCACGGTCGCCGTCTTcgatcttcctcaagataag GCGGAAACTATACTGAAGCTGGCGGAGAAAGGGAACGTCGGCGGCGTCGTGGAAGCGTCCGATCCGACGTCGGCGTCAGGTCACCAAGAGGATCTACTGGTGAAACTAAACGGAG CATTAATATATGATGGTGGGGAAAGTGATGTGTGGTATCTGAAACGGGTACTATTGGAAGCAGAGCTCCTGCCTATCGCCAGGAAGAAGTCATTAGAGCGCTTCTTTGCCAAGCGGAAGGAAAG GCTGACCGTGTGGCAACTTTACAAAAAGGCAGAGCGTGAAGTGAGCACGGCATTGGTGAAGGAGACAAAGACAATAATAGCTGCCTAA
- the LOC103717019 gene encoding protein TIFY 9-like isoform X2 has product MERKNSFRGIQGAISRINPELLRSVITSGTAAKGGPEARSPPGAAAFRHATAPLPVMTSAFRSGSKGTAPLTIFYNGTVAVFDLPQDKAETILKLAEKGNVGGVVEASDPTSASGHQEDLLVKLNGELLPIARKKSLERFFAKRKERLTVWQLYKKAEREVSTALVKETKTIIAA; this is encoded by the exons ATGGAGCGCAAGAACTCCTTCCGAG GGATCCAGGGTGCGATCTCGCGGATAAACCCGGAGCTACTGAGGAGCGTCATCACCTCCGGCACGGCGGCGAAGGGCGGACCGGAGGCGAGATCGCCGCCGGGAGCCGCCGCCTTCCGGCATGCTACTGCGCCGCTGCCGGTGATGACCTCTGCTTTCAG ATCGGGTTCCAAGGGGACGGCGCCGTTAACTATCTTCTACAACGGCACGGTCGCCGTCTTcgatcttcctcaagataag GCGGAAACTATACTGAAGCTGGCGGAGAAAGGGAACGTCGGCGGCGTCGTGGAAGCGTCCGATCCGACGTCGGCGTCAGGTCACCAAGAGGATCTACTGGTGAAACTAAACGGAG AGCTCCTGCCTATCGCCAGGAAGAAGTCATTAGAGCGCTTCTTTGCCAAGCGGAAGGAAAG GCTGACCGTGTGGCAACTTTACAAAAAGGCAGAGCGTGAAGTGAGCACGGCATTGGTGAAGGAGACAAAGACAATAATAGCTGCCTAA
- the LOC103717019 gene encoding protein TIFY 9-like isoform X3, which produces MERKNSFRGIQGAISRINPELLRSVITSGTAAKGGPEARSPPGAAAFRHATAPLPVMTSAFRSGSKGTAPLTIFYNGTVAVFDLPQDKAETILKLAEKGNVGGVVEASDPTSASGHQEDLLVKLNGALIYDGGESDVWYLKRVLLEAELLPIARKKSLERFFAKRKERA; this is translated from the exons ATGGAGCGCAAGAACTCCTTCCGAG GGATCCAGGGTGCGATCTCGCGGATAAACCCGGAGCTACTGAGGAGCGTCATCACCTCCGGCACGGCGGCGAAGGGCGGACCGGAGGCGAGATCGCCGCCGGGAGCCGCCGCCTTCCGGCATGCTACTGCGCCGCTGCCGGTGATGACCTCTGCTTTCAG ATCGGGTTCCAAGGGGACGGCGCCGTTAACTATCTTCTACAACGGCACGGTCGCCGTCTTcgatcttcctcaagataag GCGGAAACTATACTGAAGCTGGCGGAGAAAGGGAACGTCGGCGGCGTCGTGGAAGCGTCCGATCCGACGTCGGCGTCAGGTCACCAAGAGGATCTACTGGTGAAACTAAACGGAG CATTAATATATGATGGTGGGGAAAGTGATGTGTGGTATCTGAAACGGGTACTATTGGAAGCAGAGCTCCTGCCTATCGCCAGGAAGAAGTCATTAGAGCGCTTCTTTGCCAAGCGGAAGGAAAG AGCGTGA
- the LOC103717019 gene encoding protein TIFY 9-like isoform X4, with protein sequence MERKNSFRGIQGAISRINPELLRSVITSGTAAKGGPEARSPPGAAAFRHATAPLPVMTSAFRSGSKGTAPLTIFYNGTVAVFDLPQDKAETILKLAEKGNVGGVVEASDPTSASGHQEDLLVKLNGELLPIARKKSLERFFAKRKERA encoded by the exons ATGGAGCGCAAGAACTCCTTCCGAG GGATCCAGGGTGCGATCTCGCGGATAAACCCGGAGCTACTGAGGAGCGTCATCACCTCCGGCACGGCGGCGAAGGGCGGACCGGAGGCGAGATCGCCGCCGGGAGCCGCCGCCTTCCGGCATGCTACTGCGCCGCTGCCGGTGATGACCTCTGCTTTCAG ATCGGGTTCCAAGGGGACGGCGCCGTTAACTATCTTCTACAACGGCACGGTCGCCGTCTTcgatcttcctcaagataag GCGGAAACTATACTGAAGCTGGCGGAGAAAGGGAACGTCGGCGGCGTCGTGGAAGCGTCCGATCCGACGTCGGCGTCAGGTCACCAAGAGGATCTACTGGTGAAACTAAACGGAG AGCTCCTGCCTATCGCCAGGAAGAAGTCATTAGAGCGCTTCTTTGCCAAGCGGAAGGAAAG AGCGTGA